A single window of Onychostoma macrolepis isolate SWU-2019 chromosome 16, ASM1243209v1, whole genome shotgun sequence DNA harbors:
- the LOC131521904 gene encoding uncharacterized protein LOC131521904, protein MDSAILKCTQSLTSAEDMRNQTKLMMQPYANWEEYLTPAPLSIAILGELVFISSSTDFSISKNPPKDGYQFIKYPDSFRACLMQVCNSGWWAFNEAHKSMDQIRLHTAQVPDYMKTAVKILFQGDDEVVKAHLPDQLNNIRVIANECLELSNVAEKRFTDVINIIQELLEACVNAEHFYGEEMEAVKKKLEESKLRKQSAQEIKKRTDKVVSAIETELEQAHESYKTALKSLPNGWEMIGMDVVGGISQSLVVLVNGLIKNATQPLEMSFPAATIADTASHIKVQESARDVVAEINVYSKSAEILNCAQTIQQFMNANSKVDDIDWTNLYDQKDKNTKTDFTAKQFERINETLKKISDCPAKIQAQKLCIDGMEICNQLAKYAPDGECDKTKSTEIINKVLDLIKSAYIFDSKSKAITNSPGIFPKPPMMYKENKADRSSILQKTTENARIAVEQTRAQLNKTRETYEKCVENLEKNQKELTEILVTMRNCELKEIDFRTTIEMLVKGMDAMGRVKEQWEKMVHFFQMVSSIVKTSLSKTLTNFVSTSEKTQVLSYNAKLFSKDLLYNQAFQACNIASLVHMISATYTEVSSKYLMDRVSSLGKLMAMDKSKPEFEQERQQLQNSCDEAQKGILRLVLKNKDEYDKKSIARLERIDRELLAILPAALPEEIKSIQEVVQAGFPKEEEASYY, encoded by the coding sequence ATGGATTCTGCAATCTTAAAATGTACTCAAAGTCTTACTAGTGCTGAAGACATGAGGAACCAAACCAAACTTATGATGCAGCCCTATGCTAACTGGGAAGAGTATCTGACTCCAGCACCTCTATCCATAGCCATCCTGGGAGAGCTGGTTTTCATTTCATCCTCAACAGATTTCTCTATCAGTAAAAATCCACCTAAAGATGGCTATCAATTCATCAAATACCCTGATTCCTTTCGCGCTTGCCTCATGCAAGTGTGTAACTCTGGTTGGTGGGCATTTAATGAGGCCCATAAGAGCATGGATCAGATCCGCCTCCATACTGCCCAAGTTCCAGATTACATGAAAACTGCTGTGAAGATTCTGTTCCAAGGCGATGATGAAGTTGTCAAAGCTCATCTTCCTGATCAGCTGAATAATATCAGAGTCATAGCAAATGAATGTCTTGAGTTGTCTAATGTAGCTGAAAAGCGTTTCACTGATGTTATTAATATCATCCAAGAACTGCTAGAAGCATGTGTGAATGCAGAGCACTTCTATGGGGAAGAAATGGAAGCTGTCAAGAAGAAACTAGAAGAGAGTAAACTGAGGAAGCAGTCAGCTCAGGAGATCAAGAAAAGGACTGATAAGGTAGTTAGTGCCATAGAGACAGAACTGGAACAGGCTCATGAGAGCTACAAGACAGCTCTTAAATCTCTCCCTAATGGATGGGAAATGATTGGCATGGATGTTGTGGGTGGGATATCACAGAGTCTCGTAGTCCTGGTTAATGGACTGATAAAGAATGCTACTCAGCCATTGGAAATGTCTTTTCCAGCAGCGACTATTGCAGACACTGCAAGTCACATTAAAGTTCAGGAAAGTGCAAGAGATGTGGTAgctgaaataaatgtatatagcAAGTCGGCTGAAATTTTAAACTGTGCACAGACTATCCAGCAATTTATGAATGCGAATAGTAAAGTTGATGACATTGACTGGACAAATCTGTATGATCAAAAGGACAAAAATACAAAGACGGATTTCACAGCAAAACAGTTTGAAAGAATCAATGAAACTTTAAAGAAAATCTCTGACTGCCCAGCAAAGATACAAGCTCAGAAGTTATGCATAGATGGCATGGAAATATGCAACCAGCTTGCAAAATATGCACCAGATGGCGAATgtgacaaaacaaaaagcactgAGATAATAAATAAGGTCTTGGATCTGATCAAGTCAGCTTATATTTTTGATAGCAAAAGCAAAGCCATCACAAATTCTCCAGGCATTTTCCCAAAACCACCAATGATgtataaagaaaacaaagcagATAGAAGTAGTATCTTACAGAAGACCACAGAGAATGCAAGAATTGCCGTAGAGCAGACCCGAGCTCAGCTGAACAAGACAAGAGAAACTTATGAAAAGTGTGTGGAGAACCTAGAGAAGAACCAGAAGGAACTAACTGAAATCCTGGTCACTATGAGAAATTGTGAACTGAAAGAGATCGACTTCAGAACTACTATAGAGATGCTGGTCAAAGGAATGGATGCCATGGGGAGAGTGAAAGAGCAATGGGAGAAGATGGTTCACTTCTTTCAAATGGTTTCCAGCATTGTGAAAACCAGCCTGAGCAAAACTCTCACAAACTTTGTCTCCACATCAGAGAAAACACAAGTCCTCTCCTACAATGCAAAGCTCTTCTCAAAAGATCTTCTCTACAACCAAGCCTTCCAAGCCTGTAACATCGCTAGTCTGGTCCATATGATCTCTGCAACATACACAGAAGTTTCCAGCAAGTACCTGATGGACCGTGTCAGTTCACTGGGCAAACTAATGGCCATGGATAAAAGTAAGCCAGAATTTGAGCAAGAGCGACAACAGCTCCAGAACAGCTGTGATGAGGCACAGAAAGGCATCTTAAGGCTTGTCCTGAAGAATAAAGATGAGTATGACAAGAAGAGTATTGCGAGACTAGAAAGAATTGATCGAGAATTGCTTGCCATTCTACCTGCTGCTCTTCCAGAAGAAATCAAGAGTATTCAAGAGGTTGTTCAAGCTGGATTCCCTAAAGAAGAAGAAGCATCATATTACTGA